A window of candidate division KSB1 bacterium contains these coding sequences:
- a CDS encoding arylsulfotransferase family protein yields MNRAKISKAGFVVSLMIFSLLYGVYSGISETFPYPSLMQAYQAALNIAQRFAPEKNLYFKKTDYTDNVPRHKPDLTDDGLTLMTCIEQDRIPTVKVINMKGETVHCWKLSWFELWPNASHIPQEDLPKFKPGTHVHGCVLMGNGDLIFNFEHLGLVRVDVCGRVVWKLPYRTHHSVFLDKTGNLWVSGQINYYTKVPGFHCFNPTAQEPTIEPTVLKVSPQGEILSEIRIFELLKENNLSGLLVLSTLDNDRTRVTGDVLHLNDVKVFEGADKAGFFKKGDIAISLRNINAVFVFDPDTRKIKYKSIGNVVRQHDPDFVDANTISVFDNNNIALDKKSNQSRIVMLSPLAAEDRVYYQGTTDDPFFTHIMGKHQWLKNGNLLVTESMKGRVFEIDRNGDIVWEFINIIDDGYVGIVEEATRLSSEYTHAFFEQLSEKCDQSKSIQD; encoded by the coding sequence ATGAATAGGGCCAAAATATCAAAGGCAGGTTTTGTAGTATCGTTAATGATTTTTTCTCTGCTTTACGGTGTATACAGTGGAATCTCGGAAACATTTCCTTATCCATCACTCATGCAAGCTTATCAGGCGGCTTTGAATATTGCCCAGAGATTCGCCCCTGAAAAGAATTTATATTTTAAAAAAACAGACTATACCGACAACGTGCCAAGGCACAAACCGGATTTGACGGATGACGGCTTGACGTTGATGACCTGTATAGAGCAGGATAGAATACCCACTGTCAAGGTCATTAACATGAAGGGAGAGACTGTTCATTGTTGGAAATTGAGCTGGTTTGAACTATGGCCGAATGCTTCACATATCCCGCAGGAGGATTTACCAAAATTCAAACCCGGCACTCATGTACACGGTTGTGTCCTGATGGGAAATGGTGATTTAATTTTCAACTTTGAACATCTGGGACTGGTGCGTGTGGATGTCTGCGGGCGCGTGGTCTGGAAACTCCCTTATCGAACGCATCATTCCGTTTTTTTGGATAAAACCGGAAATCTCTGGGTGTCCGGACAAATCAACTATTATACAAAAGTGCCTGGTTTTCATTGTTTTAACCCGACTGCACAGGAGCCGACAATTGAACCCACTGTATTAAAGGTATCGCCCCAAGGTGAAATCCTGTCAGAGATTCGAATCTTTGAACTGCTTAAAGAGAATAATCTATCAGGATTGCTGGTCTTGTCAACTCTTGATAATGACCGCACACGCGTCACAGGGGATGTATTGCATCTGAATGATGTAAAAGTATTTGAGGGGGCTGACAAAGCCGGATTTTTTAAAAAAGGGGATATTGCCATTTCATTACGCAATATTAATGCTGTATTCGTGTTCGATCCGGATACCCGCAAAATCAAATACAAATCAATTGGCAACGTGGTGCGCCAGCATGATCCTGACTTTGTTGATGCAAATACGATTTCGGTATTTGATAACAATAATATTGCCCTGGATAAAAAATCCAATCAGAGCAGGATTGTAATGCTGTCGCCGTTAGCGGCAGAGGATCGTGTTTATTATCAAGGCACAACTGATGATCCCTTTTTTACTCATATTATGGGTAAACACCAATGGCTTAAGAACGGTAATTTACTGGTGACTGAATCGATGAAAGGCAGGGTTTTTGAAATAGACCGGAACGGAGACATTGTCTGGGAATTCATAAATATCATTGATGACGGCTATGTCGGCATTGTGGAAGAAGCGACACGATTATCATCAGAGTACACACATGCTTTTTTTGAACAATTGTCGGAAAAGTGTGATCAATCCAAATCAATTCAGGATTAA
- the aceF gene encoding dihydrolipoyllysine-residue acetyltransferase, which yields MSMEIKLPELGENIDSGSVASVLIKKGDTVEKDQPLIELETEKAVVEVPSDAAGVVQDVLVNEGDEVKTGQVIVKLEEGQASTSKPAEKESSQDTEKEEPGEESKKRKKETQKEPEPEEPAADEPPAGETQTVDLQLPALGENVTNGTIAGILIKEGDTISEGQNLFEIETEKAVAEMPSEVSGTVQEILVSEGQELQVGDTVARIITGTQAPASQKKKTFSQQESKEEKKEAKTEAETEPKKQKSFRPASSYPLTDSPAPAAPSVRRFAREIGVDINQVKGTSAGGRISMDDVKAHSKQQHEQKSAQPSPTAVQVPMPDFSKWGEIERKRMSKIRETTARRLSQAWNAVPHVTQFDKADVTKLEKLRKQQAPKAEKAGGKLTITAILLKIVASALQKFPQFNAAIDMENKEIIYKKYFSIGIAVDTEHGLVVPVVRDVDKKNIIDLSVELSEIAVKARERKLSLEDMQGGNFSISNLGGLGGTAFTPVVNAPEPAILGVSRGGYEPRYEDGEWVPKMMMPLSLSYDHRLIDGADGVRFLRWICEALEEPFTVLLEG from the coding sequence ATGTCAATGGAAATTAAACTTCCGGAACTGGGAGAAAATATAGACAGCGGATCAGTCGCATCCGTCCTGATCAAAAAAGGTGACACGGTTGAAAAAGACCAGCCGTTGATTGAATTGGAGACAGAAAAAGCAGTCGTTGAAGTGCCTTCAGACGCAGCAGGTGTAGTTCAAGACGTACTGGTCAATGAAGGTGATGAAGTAAAGACCGGTCAGGTGATTGTAAAACTTGAGGAAGGGCAAGCTTCTACCAGCAAACCCGCAGAGAAAGAGTCTTCACAAGACACGGAAAAAGAAGAACCTGGGGAGGAATCTAAAAAACGGAAAAAAGAAACACAAAAAGAACCGGAACCGGAGGAACCGGCAGCAGACGAACCGCCTGCCGGTGAAACCCAAACTGTGGATCTTCAACTCCCGGCTTTGGGCGAAAACGTCACCAATGGAACCATTGCGGGGATACTCATAAAAGAGGGAGATACGATCTCGGAAGGCCAGAATCTTTTTGAAATTGAGACAGAAAAAGCGGTTGCAGAGATGCCTTCAGAAGTATCGGGTACGGTACAGGAAATTTTGGTTTCAGAAGGCCAGGAACTGCAGGTAGGAGATACAGTGGCGCGCATAATAACCGGAACTCAGGCTCCCGCTTCTCAAAAGAAGAAAACTTTTTCGCAGCAAGAGTCTAAAGAAGAAAAAAAAGAAGCCAAAACTGAAGCAGAGACAGAGCCTAAAAAACAAAAGTCTTTCAGGCCGGCTTCCTCCTATCCTTTAACCGACTCGCCCGCACCGGCCGCTCCGTCGGTTCGCCGTTTTGCCCGAGAGATCGGTGTTGATATCAACCAGGTCAAAGGGACAAGCGCCGGCGGACGAATCAGTATGGATGATGTTAAAGCTCACAGTAAGCAACAGCACGAACAAAAATCGGCTCAACCCTCACCGACTGCCGTGCAGGTACCCATGCCGGATTTTTCCAAATGGGGTGAGATCGAGCGCAAACGCATGTCAAAAATCCGCGAAACTACGGCGCGACGGCTAAGCCAGGCCTGGAACGCAGTACCGCATGTCACGCAATTCGATAAAGCGGATGTCACCAAGCTGGAAAAACTGCGCAAGCAGCAGGCCCCCAAAGCCGAAAAAGCAGGCGGTAAACTGACCATCACTGCCATTCTGCTCAAAATTGTGGCGTCGGCATTGCAGAAATTCCCCCAGTTCAATGCCGCCATTGATATGGAAAACAAGGAAATAATTTATAAAAAATATTTCTCAATCGGTATTGCCGTCGATACGGAACACGGACTCGTTGTACCGGTAGTGCGCGATGTAGATAAAAAAAATATCATCGACTTGTCCGTAGAATTGTCGGAAATCGCAGTCAAAGCACGCGAGCGTAAACTTAGTCTGGAAGATATGCAGGGCGGAAATTTTTCCATATCCAATCTGGGAGGTCTCGGAGGTACGGCATTCACCCCCGTTGTAAACGCTCCTGAACCCGCCATATTAGGTGTGTCCCGCGGTGGATATGAACCCCGATATGAAGACGGTGAATGGGTTCCGAAAATGATGATGCCGCTGTCACTTTCATATGATCATCGTTTAATCGATGGTGCGGACGGCGTACGCTTTCTGCGCTGGATTTGTGAAGCGCTTGAAGAACCATTCACTGTATTACTGGAAGGCTGA
- the lpdA gene encoding dihydrolipoyl dehydrogenase yields MSSEKADLVVIGGGPGGYAAAFYAADQGMDVTLIDPAKNPGGVCLYRGCIPSKALLHVSGLIAEAREAENWGITFSEPDINIDKLRAFKNKVVKRLTGGLGQLVKQRKVNHLQATAAFADNKTLHITDTEGNESTLSFNKAIIATGSRPFILPAFQIDSNRVMDSTSALELENVPEKLLIIGGGYIGLEMGTVYASLGSKVSVVEMLPGILPGADRDLVKVLQKTLDKRFESIMLNTKVTQIEDTGKGIKVSLEGDTNKQETFDKVIVSIGRIPNSENLGLENTGIKLTDRGFIQIDEQRRTHEENIYAIGDIAGEPMLAHKASHEGITAVEAIAGEKTAFEPAAIPAVVFTNPDLAWTGLTEEQAKKQKREIQVARFPWAASGRSLTMDRTDGLTKLIIDPESERVLGMGIVGPGAGELIGEGTLAIEMAANATDLKMTIHPHPTLSETLMETAEMIYGTSTHVYRPKRKK; encoded by the coding sequence ATGAGTTCAGAAAAAGCCGATCTTGTCGTCATTGGTGGCGGGCCCGGCGGTTACGCCGCAGCATTCTATGCAGCCGATCAAGGAATGGATGTCACATTAATCGATCCGGCTAAAAATCCCGGCGGTGTGTGTCTTTACAGAGGCTGTATTCCATCCAAGGCTCTGCTTCACGTATCCGGCTTGATCGCAGAAGCGCGGGAAGCTGAGAACTGGGGCATCACGTTTTCCGAACCAGATATAAATATAGACAAACTGCGGGCCTTTAAAAATAAAGTTGTGAAACGGCTGACCGGCGGACTGGGCCAGCTGGTTAAACAGCGTAAAGTCAATCATCTCCAGGCCACGGCCGCATTCGCTGATAATAAAACACTGCATATTACAGATACTGAAGGAAATGAATCAACACTATCGTTCAATAAAGCGATCATAGCCACCGGATCGCGTCCGTTTATTTTACCTGCCTTTCAAATTGACAGTAACCGGGTTATGGATTCAACCAGTGCCCTGGAACTCGAAAATGTGCCTGAAAAACTCCTGATCATTGGCGGCGGGTATATCGGTCTTGAAATGGGTACCGTCTATGCATCACTGGGAAGCAAGGTATCCGTGGTGGAGATGTTACCGGGCATTCTTCCGGGCGCAGATCGTGATTTGGTCAAAGTTTTGCAGAAAACCCTGGACAAACGGTTCGAATCCATCATGCTGAATACAAAGGTGACCCAAATTGAGGATACGGGTAAAGGAATCAAGGTATCCCTGGAGGGTGACACAAATAAACAAGAAACATTTGACAAGGTGATTGTATCCATCGGCAGAATACCCAATTCTGAAAACCTGGGACTGGAAAACACCGGAATCAAGCTCACGGATCGCGGCTTTATTCAAATCGATGAACAGCGCCGTACCCATGAAGAGAATATCTATGCTATCGGCGACATTGCCGGCGAACCGATGCTGGCGCACAAGGCTTCGCATGAAGGGATAACAGCCGTTGAAGCCATTGCCGGAGAAAAAACAGCGTTTGAACCGGCGGCGATTCCGGCGGTCGTATTTACCAATCCAGATTTGGCCTGGACCGGCCTGACCGAGGAACAGGCCAAAAAACAGAAGCGCGAGATTCAGGTCGCCCGTTTTCCATGGGCGGCATCCGGACGCTCGTTGACTATGGACCGGACAGATGGTCTGACCAAATTGATCATTGATCCGGAAAGTGAACGTGTTTTGGGTATGGGAATTGTGGGCCCGGGCGCCGGCGAACTTATCGGCGAAGGTACCCTGGCCATCGAAATGGCTGCCAACGCAACAGACCTTAAAATGACCATCCATCCCCACCCCACTCTCTCTGAAACTTTGATGGAAACTGCCGAGATGATATACGGAACCAGCACACATGTATATCGTCCCAAACGCAAAAAATAA
- a CDS encoding AIR synthase family protein translates to MSTEDLYCAMNNSSDSLPLGKLDHDLLDRLIKKYTRHSDRVIQGARLGEDATVIEMTDRYLICKTDPITFATDQIGYYAVHVNMNDIVCMGGVPKWFMASIILPAGTTQDQADGIFRQLSETCQQENVIYCGGHTEVTADVPRPIVSGHMIGETDFDGLILKKNARVGDRLVLAQPIAVEGTSIIAREHAAGLKKKYSPEFIKACQNMLFDPGISVKRTALTAVETVNVHAMHDPTEGGLATAVYELASAANLGVRLDRDRIPVLESTQLLCGVYNLDVLGLIASGSLLIACAVPDVDTLLTALQDQGIVAADIGELLHPDKGKRILQDGKETELPIFSQDEIVKVFS, encoded by the coding sequence ATGTCAACGGAGGATCTGTATTGCGCGATGAACAACAGTTCTGATAGTTTACCGCTCGGCAAACTGGATCATGATCTGCTGGATCGTCTCATCAAAAAGTATACCCGGCACTCCGATCGTGTAATACAGGGCGCACGATTGGGTGAAGATGCCACGGTTATCGAAATGACAGACCGGTATTTAATCTGTAAAACCGATCCTATCACGTTTGCAACTGATCAGATCGGTTATTATGCCGTGCATGTTAACATGAACGATATTGTCTGTATGGGCGGTGTTCCCAAATGGTTTATGGCGTCGATCATTCTGCCGGCGGGTACAACTCAAGACCAGGCCGACGGGATATTCAGGCAACTGTCAGAAACCTGTCAACAGGAAAATGTCATCTATTGCGGCGGACACACTGAAGTGACTGCTGATGTTCCGCGTCCGATCGTATCCGGTCATATGATTGGAGAAACGGATTTCGACGGACTGATTTTAAAAAAGAACGCACGGGTCGGAGACCGGCTTGTCCTGGCTCAGCCCATTGCTGTGGAGGGCACATCGATCATAGCCAGAGAACATGCTGCCGGGTTGAAAAAAAAATATTCACCGGAATTTATCAAAGCATGTCAAAATATGCTTTTCGACCCCGGGATTAGTGTAAAAAGAACCGCCCTTACAGCCGTTGAAACGGTCAATGTACATGCCATGCATGACCCCACTGAGGGTGGACTGGCAACCGCAGTATATGAACTGGCCAGTGCCGCCAATTTGGGAGTACGACTGGACCGCGACAGAATACCTGTTCTGGAATCTACTCAACTACTGTGCGGCGTCTATAATTTGGATGTTTTGGGGCTGATTGCCTCCGGGTCACTGCTGATTGCCTGTGCGGTTCCGGACGTGGATACGCTCCTCACTGCGCTGCAGGACCAGGGAATCGTTGCAGCTGATATCGGTGAACTGTTGCACCCGGACAAGGGGAAACGGATTTTGCAGGATGGAAAAGAGACAGAGCTGCCGATATTCAGTCAGGATGAGATTGTCAAGGTTTTCAGCTGA
- a CDS encoding SDR family oxidoreductase produces MDFEKKHIVITGGSRGIGAQVARCLSQQGAVLSILYHTNTEAARGLIQSLGDAAAVFAFECDVRDRDQVASAFRDIYADIGTIDALVNNAGVWLPTPIDHIEKEIRDKIVNVNLNGVMNCCESVLPYMKSGAAIVNISSTAGQRGEPRYSAYAASKGAVISYTKSLAVELGARNIRVNAVAPGWVYTDMTRDAIDARREEILSEIPLKRVATVKDIAEPVCFLLSDGAGFITGEVLNVNGGSVLRDEQQF; encoded by the coding sequence ATGGACTTTGAGAAAAAACATATTGTTATTACCGGAGGATCGCGCGGCATTGGTGCCCAGGTGGCCCGCTGCCTGTCGCAGCAGGGGGCGGTGTTGTCGATTTTATATCATACCAACACAGAGGCTGCCCGCGGGTTGATCCAATCTCTTGGAGATGCGGCTGCTGTGTTTGCGTTTGAATGTGATGTGCGTGATCGGGATCAGGTTGCATCAGCATTCCGTGATATCTATGCTGATATCGGTACGATTGACGCATTGGTGAATAATGCCGGCGTCTGGCTCCCTACGCCCATAGATCACATTGAAAAAGAGATTCGCGACAAGATTGTGAATGTTAATTTAAATGGGGTCATGAATTGCTGTGAATCTGTTTTACCCTATATGAAATCCGGTGCAGCCATTGTGAACATATCGTCCACAGCCGGTCAACGCGGCGAACCCCGGTATTCCGCTTATGCGGCATCCAAAGGGGCCGTGATCAGCTATACCAAATCGCTTGCGGTAGAATTGGGAGCACGCAATATTCGGGTCAATGCCGTGGCGCCGGGATGGGTCTATACCGATATGACCAGAGACGCTATTGATGCACGCCGTGAAGAAATCCTATCCGAGATTCCTTTAAAACGAGTTGCCACTGTTAAAGATATTGCGGAACCTGTCTGCTTTTTGCTTTCGGACGGTGCCGGGTTCATTACAGGTGAAGTTTTAAATGTCAACGGAGGATCTGTATTGCGCGATGAACAACAGTTCTGA
- a CDS encoding sigma-70 family RNA polymerase sigma factor, with protein sequence MREIIEKAQTGDSIAFQSLVEAHQMFAFRVAFRLLCHEENAHDVVQEAFIRVWKHLEKFNNRKKFSTWLYKIIVNLCYDQMRCAWHQHHQSINDDCPSFAEQTDLEENISNQDTTYLVSAHKSFFSVEKMNQELVFPDDSVAISSSAHWQKAFRWFYTFFYYSETFQTIFPFRGIPLEQEFTEQEIKWIKAGIDTSDIDDKLDNWIIKSIFIEFYTAFESYAANHPDLNISSAELKANRDSLYQRMMHYEFLETDDTSYVDYFTSQVHSI encoded by the coding sequence ATGCGCGAAATCATAGAAAAAGCTCAAACCGGAGACAGTATAGCCTTTCAATCGTTGGTTGAAGCGCATCAGATGTTTGCTTTCAGAGTGGCATTTCGTCTATTGTGTCATGAGGAAAATGCACACGACGTCGTACAGGAAGCATTTATCCGGGTCTGGAAACACCTGGAGAAATTTAACAACCGCAAAAAATTCAGTACTTGGTTGTACAAAATTATTGTCAATTTGTGCTACGATCAAATGAGATGCGCCTGGCATCAGCATCACCAATCCATTAATGATGATTGCCCAAGTTTTGCTGAACAGACTGATCTGGAGGAGAACATAAGCAATCAGGATACAACCTATCTTGTATCAGCCCATAAATCATTCTTTTCCGTTGAAAAAATGAATCAGGAGCTCGTTTTTCCGGATGATTCTGTCGCGATAAGCAGTTCGGCACATTGGCAAAAGGCATTTCGCTGGTTCTATACATTTTTCTATTACAGTGAAACATTCCAGACTATCTTTCCGTTCCGGGGTATACCTCTGGAGCAGGAATTCACTGAACAGGAAATCAAATGGATAAAGGCAGGAATTGATACCAGCGATATTGACGACAAACTGGATAACTGGATCATCAAATCCATTTTTATCGAGTTTTATACCGCCTTTGAATCATATGCAGCGAATCATCCGGATTTAAATATCAGCAGCGCTGAATTGAAAGCAAATCGGGATTCGCTGTATCAGCGGATGATGCATTATGAGTTTCTCGAGACTGATGACACAAGCTATGTTGATTATTTTACATCCCAAGTTCATTCAATATAA